From Actinomycetota bacterium:
CTCGGGCCCAGCAGGTCACCGGCGGGGCGATGCTCGTCGGCACCGTCGGTGGTGGGTTCCTCGGCCAGGTCAGCCTGGGGCTGCCGTTCGGGTTGCGGATGGTCCTGCTGCTGGGGCTCATCGGCATCGCGACGCCGCTGATGGTCGAGCAGGGCTTCACGCCCCGACCGCTCACGCGTCGGGCCTTCCCCCGCGAGATGGTCGAGCAGGCACGGGTCGCCCTCGGTGCCGGCTGGGCGCAGCCGGGCCTGCGAGCGTTGATCCTGACCTCGGCGGTGGGCGGCGGCCTGATGTTCTGGGCCTTCTACGCCGCGCAGCCGTACTTCCTGCTGCTGCTCGAGCGCGATGCAGTGTGGATCGTGGGCGTCCTCACCGCGGCTCTGTCCGTGGCGATGATGGGTGGGAACCAGCTCGTGAAGTGGCTGTCGAAGCGTTGCCAACGGCGTACGACGCTGCTTCTAGGGGCGGCCGCGGTCATCGCCGCCGCCACCACGGTCATGGGCGCGACCGATCACTTCGCGGTGGCGGCCGTTGCCTTCCTGGTCCTCGGTGCGGCGTTCGGTGTGACCCAGCCGGTCCACAGCGCGTACGTGCACACGGTCACCTCCAGCGAACACCGGGCCACGGTCGTCAGCTTCGACTCGATGGTCGGTTCGACGGGGAGCGTCGGGGGCCAGCTCGGCCTGGGCTGGGTGGCCGAGGCGCGTTCCCTCGCGGTCGGTTACATGGTTGCCGGGATCGCGTCGCTCCTCGCTCTACCGCTGCTCCTCCGCGTGCGCGCGGTGGGAGGCGCGGGGGACCGGATCGTCGGCCGCGACACGAGCGACGCATCGTGCGCCGCAGAGGGGCTGCCGGCGATCGCGCAGATCGAGCCGCAACACCCCGAGGTGGTCGAGACCATCGCCGGAGGCGGGAGGTCGTCAACCGACGGGTGAGGTTGGCGGCTGCGGCGTGGCGGCGGGTTCGGCTCGGCCGATCGGCAGGACCACCCTGAAGGTCGTGCGCCCCGGCTCGCTCGAGACGTCCAACTCGCCCCGGTGCTCCAGGACCACGATGCGGTGGCTGATCTGTAGGCCCAGCCCCGTTCCCTCGCCGACCGGCTTGGTCGTGTAGAACGCGTCGAAGATGCGGCTCGCCACCTCGGGCGACATGCCAGGTCCGTTGTCCCTGACCTCGACCACGACGTCCTCGCCTTGTCGATGCACGCGGAGTGTGAGCGTCGGGTCCTCGACACCGGCCTCCCGCATGGCGTAGCAGGCGTTGTCGATCAGGTTCGTCCACACCTGGTTGAGCTCGCTGGCGAACGCCGTGATGCTGGGCAGGTCCGGTTCGTACTCCCTCACCACGCGGACGTGCTTGACCTCGTGCGCGAGCATGGCGAGCGTGTCCTCGATCCCGCGGGTGACGTCGACCTCCTGGACCGGCGCCTGATCGAGGTGGCTGTGTGAGCGCAGTCCACCGACGAGCGTGGAGATGCGTCCCGCAGCGTCCGCCAGCGCCAGGGCGAGCGTGGTGAGGCGCAGCGTGACGACGAGGAACTCCAGCGCGTCCGCGGCGGCGTCCGGCTCGGCGGCGTCGAGCAGGGTGTGCAGCCGATCGGGTCCGGCGCCTGCATCGATCAGCGCCCCGACCCGATCGCCATCGCTCGGCAGTCCACGCGCATCGAGCCAGTCCGCGAGTGCGTCCTCGGCATCGCTGCGATCGAGTGCGCTCGGCGGTGTCGACGGGTCGGCCGCGAGTTCCCGAGCGAGCGCCACCGCACGACGCCGAGCTGCCGCGTCCGGGACCGGCTCGGTGGCGACCGCGAGGAGCGCTTCCATCGCCTCGGCGAGGCGGTCGGCGCCCCGGCGTACGGCCGCGGCCGGGTTGTTGAGCTCGTGGGCGACACCGGCGGTGAGCGTGCCGATCTGGGCCATCCGCTCGATGTGGCGCAGTCGGTCGTGGTTCTCCCGCTCGCGTTGGAGCAGCGTCTCGAAGATCGCTCGCGACGCTCCCGGGCTCGAGGCGAGCAGCTCGTCGAGAGCACGCTTGGGGATGGCCAGCAGATCGGTCGCGGACTCGGCCCGAGCGGTCGCGCTCCGAGACCGCTCCTCGAGCAACGCCATCTCGCCGATGACGTCGTTGACGCCGCGACGGGCCAGGATGACCTGTCGCGGCCCGGTCTCCTTCAGGATCTCGAGGCCGCCGCTGACGATCACGTAGGCGCGATCGCCAGCCTCCCCTTCCCGAAACAGCACCTCGCCTGGACCGAGGTGCACGTCCTCGACGCCCCGACAGATGCGTTCGAGGTCGTCGTCGTCGAGGCCGGCGAAGATGGGCACTCGCTTGAGGCGCTCGTCGGCAGCCATCTCAGACGGTCTCCAGGTAGCGATGCACGAACGAGACGCAGATAGCGCCCTGGCCGACGGCCGAGGCGACCCGTCGGACCGCCCCGTCGCGGACGTCGCCCGCCGCGAAGATGCCCGGGACGCTGGTCTCGAGTAGGTACGGATCGCGATCGAGCGGCCAGCCCTTCGGGCGGGAACCCTCGCGCATCAGGTCGGGGCCGGTCGGGATGAAGCCACGGTCGTTGGTCTCGACGAGGCCGGCGAGGAAGTCCGTGTGCGGGACGGCACCGACGAAGATGAAGAGCCCAGCCGCCTCCTCGCCCCAGCTACGGTCGCTCGCGCCGTCACGGAGGGTGATGCGTTCCAGGTGGTCGCCACCGTCCACCGCGGCGACCCCGGTGGAGGTGAGCACGCGGATGTTGGGCGTGGCCTCGACCTGGTCGACCAGGTACTGCGACATCTTGTCGCGGAGCGAGCCGCCACGTACCACGAGCGTGACCTCCGCGGCGTGGCGCGAGAACAGCATCGCGGCCTGTCCCGCGGAGTTGGCACCGCCCACCACGAAGACCTTCTCGCCCTCGTAGGACCGCGCCTCCGACCGGCTCACGCCGTAGTACACGCCCGCCCCGGTGAACCGTTCGTACCCCGGAACGTCGAGGCGGCGCACCTTCATCCCCGACGCGATGAGCGCCGCGTGGCAGGCCACCTCGGAACCATCGGACAGGGTCAGTACGCGCGTCGTCCCCTCGACGCGTATCCCCGTCACTTCGGCCGCCGTCAGGATCTCGGCACCGAAACGTTCCGCCTGTGCGGTCGCGCGTCGGGCGAGGTCGGCGCCACTCACGCCACTGGGGAAGCCGAGGTAGTTCTCGATGAGCGAGGTGGTGCCAGCCTGACCTCCGGTTGCCTGGCGTTCGATCACGGCGACACGTAGACCCTCGGATGCCCCGTAGACGGCGGCTGCGAGACCGGCCGGCCCGGCGCCGACGACGACGAGATCGTAGAACGGGGCGCTGGCGGTCACGCGCAGTCCGACGCGCTCGGCGAGGACGCGCGGGTCGGGCCGCACCGCCACGGACCCGTCGGCGAAGAACACGAGCGGGAGCAGCGCTTCCTCCTCGTCCGCTGCCGCTAGCAGCGCCCGCGCTTCGGGATCGCGCTCGACGTCGAGGAACCGGTAGGGGAGGCGGTTGCGGGCGAGCCAGTCCTTGACGTCGTGCGTCGCGGCATCCCAGCGGGCGCCCACCACACGGATCCCGTCGAAGGGGGCGGGGCGGTTGGCCGCCCAGTCGTCGATCAGGTCGTCGATGACCGGGTAGAGGTTGTCCTCCGGGGGATGCCACGGCTTGAGGATGTAGTGGTCGAGACCGATCTCGTTGATCGAGGTGATCGCGGCCTGCGTGTCCGCGTACGCGGTCAGCAGGATCTTGCGTGCCTCGGGGAAGTAGGGCGCCGCGGCGAGCAGGAAGTCGGTTCCCTGCATCCCGGGCATCTTCTGGTCGACGACGAACAGGGCGACGTCCTCACCCCGACGCGTCAGCTCCTCGACGGCCTCGAGCGCGGTCTCGCCCGATCCGGCGGCCACGATGCGGTAGCCGTCGGCGTAGCGTGACCGCAGATCGGCACGGACGGCGGCGAGGACAGGGGCGTCGTCATCGACCGCGATGATCGTGGGCTTGCCCATGCCCGCCCCCCGGCTGACGCCTCACCGTGTCGACGTGGCGATCTCGTCGATGAGCCCGTAGTCGAGCGCCTCCTGCGCCGTCATCCAGAAGTCACGGTCGGTGTCCTCGGCCACCTGCTCGACCGTCTTGCCGGTGCGCTCCGCGAGGATCTCGTTGAGGCGCTCGCGCAGGTAGACGATGTTCCTGGCCTGGATCTCGATATCGCGGGCGGTACCCCGCGCCCCGCCGAGCGGCTGGTGGATCATGATGCGCGCGTTCTCGCTGGCGGTGCGGGTGCCGGTCCCGGCAGCCAGGATCACAGCCGCCGCGGACGCCGCCATGCCGATGCAGCGCGTGTTCACCTTCGCCTTCAGCATCTGCATCGTGTCGAAGAGGGCGAACAGCCCGCTGATGATGCCGCCGGGGGAGTTCACGTAGAGGGTGATGTCCTCCTCGCCATCGGCGTCGAGTGCGAGCATCTCGGCGACCAGCGCGTCCGCGGTCGTGTCCTCGAGGGGGCCTTTCAGGAACAGGATGCGCTCCTCGAACAGCTTCGCGAACGCCTTGCTCTGGACTCCATCGAGCAGATCGTTGAGCTCGGACACGTCACGCTCCGGGTCGTGGTCTGGGACCGGAGCGAGATGGTACTCATCTTCGCGACGGCGCATCCGCGGCCCGTTGACGGGAGCGCTCATCCCAGGATCGGGGACCAGCGCTCCCTTCACGGGGGGCGGGGTCAGTCGCTCTCTACCACGCGGGTGTTGCCGGCGGCGGGAACGAACTCGGTTGTGTGACCGTCGTCCCAGCGGATCTCGACGCGGAGCGGGTCCTCCTCGAGTACGCGCTCGACGACGCCATACCGGTTCGGTTGCCCGACCTTGTTCGACGGGACCTCGATCGTGTCGCCCTGTCGGACCATCACCTCAGCGGACCTCCTCCTCGATGGAACGCGACACCTACGAACGTACGCCTGAGCGGCCGCCGCGTCATCCCCGGGCCCCGCCCTTCTACAGCAGCTCGGGTCGGTCGCGTTCCTCGGACATGCCGATGGGGCCGTCGGTGATGCCGTGGAAGAACTGTTGCACCGGCGCGTACCAGCTGCCGAACATGTCGTCCACGGTCCCGAACGCCACGAGGTTGCGACGGAACAGCAGACCGACGTAGTCGGCCACTTGCTGCGCCGAGGGAATGTGGTGGGTCACGATGACGATCGTCGCCCCGGTGTTGTCCTTGATGTCGCGTGCGAGGTCGTTGAGGTAGGCGACACGGACCGGATCGAGGCCCGAGTCGGGTTCGTCGAACAGCAGGATCTCGGGTTCCATGACCAGCGCTCGGGCGAGGCCCACGCGCTTGCGCATACCGCCCGAGATCTCGTCGGGCATCTTGTCGGCAGCGCCTTCGAGGCCCACGAGCTCGAGCTTCTCGAACACGATCTCCTTGATCTCCTTCTCGCTCTTGTGGGTGTGCTCGCGCAGCGGGAAGGCGGTGTTGTCGTAGACCGTCATCGATCCGAACAGCGCCCCGTCCTGGAACAGCACCCCGAACTTCTTGCGGACCTCGAGCAGCCGCTTCTTCTTCAGCGACGGGATGTTGTCCTCGCCGACCCAGATCTCGCCGCTATCGGGCTTGAGCAGGCCGATCAGGTTGCGCAGGAACACCGACTTCCCGGTGCCCGACGGCCCGAGGATGGTCGTGATGTGGTTGCGCGGGAAATCGATCGAGATGTCCTCGAGCACGGTGTTGCGCCCGAACGATTTGGTGATGTTGCGGACCCGGATCACGGGGTCGGTGACGACCGTGTTGCCGGGGAACACCGGATCCTGGGTCTTCTCGTAGCCGTGGGGTGGCGTGTGCAGCACCGCTCCGCCGAAGCCGATGCCAGCGCCTTCGGGCTGGAAGTGCTCGACGTCGAGCTCGGTCTTCTCGATCGTCGCCGTCGGTTCGGACTTCTTCCTCGCCATCACGTCACCTCGTCGTGTTGACCAGCAGCAGGTCGGTTGGTAGTGCGTGCGTCACCGAGTTCGCGATCGAGCCCAGCAGTCGGGAAGGTCCGCTCATGCCCTTGTTCCCGAGCACGAGCAGATCGAAGCCTCGAGCACCTTCGAGGAGGGCATCGACGATCGACTCGCCGACGACGACCTCGCGACCGACCTCCCACTCGAGTTCGCCGGCGACGCGGTCGAGTACGGCGGCACCGCTCGCCTCATCCTTCGCCGCCGTCAGCAGCACCGGCTCTGCCCCGAGCGCCAGGGTGAACTCGAGGCCGTGCGCCACGGCGAGCGCCGCGGTGTCGGATCCGTCCGTGGCCAGCGCGATGCGATCCCACGAGTAGCCGTCCGTGCAGTCCGATGTGTGGACGAGCAGGACATCCCGGAGTGCGTGGTGGGTGACCTGGTGGGGGATGTTGCCGAGCAGCCGCTCGGTGCGATCGGTCAGGCCGGCGGTCCCGACGACGATCAGGGTGTCGGGCTTGCGCTCCGACAGCTCGAGCAACGCCTCGGCCGGGTGACCCTCGGGGGTCGCGGGGCGTGCGTCGGGGACACCCGCGGACCGTGCGCGCGTCGCGGCGTCGTTGGCGGTCCGCTCCGCCCAGCGCACCTCGTGCGCCGCGGGACTGCCACCGGGGTACTCCACCGCCTCGGACGGCGGCGGGGCGTCGGGCAGGTGGCGGTACCACGCGGTGGCCACCGTGAGCGTCGCTCCGAGCGAACGCGCCAGCGTGACGGCCGCCTCGACCGCGCACGAGGCGGTGGGGGAACCGTCCGTCCCGACGAGGACGTGGCTGTAGCCGCTCAACTGCCGCCTCCTTCCTCGCCGTCGCCGCTGGCGTCACCGAGGACGGCCACCGCGTCGTCGTAGACGGCGGTCTCGAAGCGCGCGACGCGCCAGGTCCCGTCCTCACGGAGCAACTCCAGCCGGATCTGCTGCCGGATGGTGCTGGGCGGAGCGTCGCTGGTGTCCGACACCTGCATCTGCGCTTCAGCGAACGCCACCGCCGTCTCGCCGTCCACCTGGACCGCGATGCTGTCGATCGTCCCCTCGCTGCGGGCCTGGAGCGCGACGAGCTGGGGGATGTCCGGTCCGGAGAAGAACGTCTCGAGCTCCTCGAGCAGCTGTCCGGTTCCCAGCGACTCGATGCGTTCCCGGGTGGCGTCGAGTCCGCCCGTTGCGTCCCACGTGGTCAAGGCGTCCACGAACGTCCCGGCGACCTCCAACGCATCCTGGCGGCTCGCGTCGGCTTCCGCAGCGCTGCGCCACTCGATCGTGCTGAAGGCGGCGACGATCACGGCGACGAGCGCGATCGCCCACGGCACCAGAAGCGCCATCCGGCCCCGACCGGAACCCCCCGGCGAGCGCGGCTCCACCGCGGTGGCGTCGTCGGTCACGGCGCTCACCGTGCCCTCGACCGCAGTGCCGCGGCCCCAGCGATCGCGAGCGGGGCGAGGACCGCGAGCGCGCCACCGGTCGCCGGGAGCGGGGCGCGGTCGCGGCCACGCGGCGTCGGCGGGGCGATCGTGCCGCCCTCTTCGTCCTCGACGACCGGTGCCCACTCGATCGGCGGGGCGGTCGGGTCCGGAGGCTGGTAGCTGGAGGTGATCGTGCGATCCTGTGGGCGCCCAGGCGCCCCGACGGCGTTGACGCCGGTCCCGAACGGCGACTGGCATGCCGCTCCCGGCCGCGTGGCGGGGGTGGGACGCAGCGTCTCGTAGGGCAGCCCACCCTGCGGCTTGTCCGGCCCCTCGAACTTGATGCGTGCCCAACCCACGCCCGTCGTCGGGTCGAACTGGTTGCCGATGTCGAAGCCGAGGAAGAAGAACCGCGCCTTCTCGAACCCCTGCTCGAGCTCGTCGAGCTTGCTGTCGTAGAGCGCCGCGGGCGCGCCGTCCGCGGTGGACGGTCCGAGGAGCATGTGGTTGATGTCGCGGACGTCGTCGAGTATGCAGCTGATGTTGTCGCGCTCGTTGCGGATCAGGGCGTCGGTCTGCGTCAGCGCCCGCTGTCCGTTGTCGATGATGGTCTCGAGGTCGCGGCGGCTGTCGCCGAGCACGTCGCCGAGCTCGGCGGCGTTCGAGAAGCTCTGGGCCAGCGCTTCGCGGTGCTCGCGGAGCGTCCGCAGGACTGCCTCGGAGGTGTCGATCGCGCGCTCGAACGTGGGGATGCCCGACACCAGCGTGCGGTTGAGGTCGAGGCTGTCGCGGTTGAGCTCGCGGAGCCGCTCGCCGCGCCCGCGGAGGGCCACCCCGAGCTCGTGCACGACGGTGCCGAGATCACCCAGGTCGACGGCGGCGAACAGCGCTCGGGCCCGTTCGAGGAGGAACGGCACCTCGGCGGGCACGACCGTCTCGGCCGGGACGATCAGATCTCCCGGCTCGGCTGCGTCCCACGGGACCTCGAGCGGCTGGAAGTCGACCGACTGCTCGCCGATGGGGGACCGGCGGAGCACCTGGACACGCGCGTCGAGCGGGACCTCCTGGTCGCCTTGGATCTTGAGCGTGATCTCCACGCCCTCCTGCGTCACCTCGACCTCGTGCACCTGGCCGACGGCGCGGCCGAGCACGGTGACCTCCTGGGCGGGCAGGACGCCGCCGGCCTCGGGCATCGGCACCGAGACCTGGTAGCTGTCGTCGAACAGCACGCCGCTGACGAAGCTCAGGAACGCGGCCAGGGTGATGCCGACCGCGAAGACGATGAGCCAGGTGACGTTGGTCAGCAGGCGTGCGAGCTGGCCCCTCATCGCTCACCCGCCCCGTCGTCGGTGACCTGCTGGCGTCCGGGGCACTCGGCGTGGTCCTCGTTACAGCCCTCGGGGTTGGGGCTGAAGCCGGGGTGCTCGTTGGACTCGCCGGGGTTGGGTGGGGTGCAGTCGCGCGAGGGGTCGTCCTCGGTGTCGCTGAAGCCGCAGATGATGAAGTCGAGCCACACCTGGGCGAAGCCGTTGAGCGTGGCGTTGGGGACGTGGAGGTTGTGGCGCGGTAGCCAGGTCAGCAGCCCCTGCAGCGAGCCGTCGATGCGCGCTACCTCGTTGAGGATGCGCCGGATGCGGCGCACGAGGTCGTCGATCTCGGTGCGGTGCCCGGTCATGATGCGGTCGCCGACCACCGAGAGGCGTTCGAGGTCGTTGAGGGCATCGATGAGCCGGTCGTCCTCCTCGGCGAGCGCACGGGTGGAGCGTTCGAGCACGGCGAGGGCCTCGGCGTTGATCTCGGCGCTGTCGACCACGCCGCCGAGGTAGGCATCGAGCGCATCGATCAGCGCGACGATGTCGTCCTTGCCCTCCTCGATGTTGCCCACGAAAGCGTTGATGTCGTCGAGGAACCGGCCGAGGATCCCGCCCCGCCCGCCGAACGCGACCGCGCCGGTCTCCACGGCAGCGGCGAGCCGGTCGGTCGCGATGAAACCGAGCAGCTCGTTGCCGGTCGCGACGAGCGCTTCGAGCTCCCCGACGACGGCGCTGTCGCCGAGGTGCTGCCCATCGACGAGCGTGCCGCCCTCGGTGTTCGGTATCAGTTCGACGTAGCGCTCGCCGAGCATGCTGGTCTTCTTCAGCACGGCGCGGGTGTCGGATGGCAGATCGGTGCCGGTCTCGACCTCGAGCGTGACGCGTGCTTGTTGGTCGTCGGTGAGTTCGATCTTCGTCACGGAACCGATCGGGACGTCGCCCGCGCGGACGTGCGCCTGGGCGACCAGATCGATGACGTCCTCGAAGTCGGCCGTCAGCGTGATCGTGTCGGATCCGAACACGCCGCAGCCGCTGCCGACGAGCGCCAGCAGCGCGGCGATGATCACGCTCGTCGCGGGGCGCCGTCCGAGTCGTGCTACCGCTTCGCTACCTGAGCACCGTCCGAGTCGTGCTACCGCTTCGCTACCTGAGCACCGTCCGAGTCGTGCTACCGCTTCGCTACCTGAGCACCTCACCGGGCCACCTCCCGGTCGGTGCCGCGCAGGGCATCTGCCGCCTCGGGAGGCAGCAGGTCGACCGCAACCTCCGCACGCTGCTCCAACATCGCTTCGGCGAGACCGGGAGTGCCTTCGAGCGACGCACGGAGCGCGTCGGCGACCGTGGCCTGTTGCTCGGCGCACGGGATGGCGGGCGGGAGACAGATCTCGCCGACACCGGCGACCAGGTCGGGGATGGCGGCGCAGGTCTCGTCGGGCAGACCGGCGTTCTCGCACACCCCGACGAGTCGATCGCCGACCGTCTCGGCGATCTTGTCTGCCAGCTCGCCGGAGTGGTTGACCAACGGGAGCCAGTTGCGTTCGAAGTCGAACACGCGCTCGGAGTGACGGAACAGCTCCGCGCCGCTGAGGATCAGCAGCGAGATCTGGTCGAGGTTGCGCACCGCCGTCCGGGTGACCCTCGTGACGGTCTGGATGTCGGCCTCGAGTCCGAGGCGGTGGTCCTCGAGCACGTCGGCGAGGGCGGTCGTGAGCCGCGCGAGGCCGCTGAGTGCCGCGTCGATGTCGGCGCGATCGTCGGCCAGGTAGCCCGACACCGTGTTCCAGTCCTCGATGAGCTGGCCGAGGGTCTGATCACGCGTCGCCAGCGTCTCGTTGAGATCCGACAGCCGGTCGAGCAGTGCGATGATGTCCTGATCGTTGTCGGCGAGGACCTGCACGGCCTCGTGGGCCTGGTCGATCGTGCGGCCCAGGGTCTCGCCCTGTCCCTCGAGTACCTCGGCGAGGTTGGTGATCAGCCGACCGAACTCGTCCTCGTCGAGTCCACCGACGAACTGGTTCAGCGACTCGAGCACCTCGTCGAACTCGGCGGGCACGAGCGTGCGCTTGACGGGGATGACCGCGCCGGGTTCGAGGGCCTGGTCGTCGGCGGTGAAGGCCGGATCGAGCTGGACGTAGCGCTCACCCAGCAGCGAGGCGACGATGATCACCGCGTTGGCGTCGGCCGGGATCTGCACGTCGTCGTCGATGGCGAGAGAGACCAGCACGTTGTCGCGTTCGGGATCGACGCTGAGGTCCTTGACCTGGCCGACCTCGATCCCGAGCACCCGGACGGGCGATCCCGGGAAGAGGTTGTAGGTGCGGGCGAACTCGACGCCGATCTCGTACGTCCCGGAACCACCGATGCCGAGGGCGGAGCAGCCACTGCCGACCAGCACGAGGACGGTGATGGCCACGACGGTGAGGCTCGATCGAGTCACGGCCGGACCTCCCGCAGCGCCAGTGCGACACTGAAGAGGCGCCGGAAGCCCAGTCCGTCATCGGCGCCCGAGTCACTCGACTGCACGGAGCCGTTCGCAGTCCCCTCAGGAGGCGTCTCCTGAGTGCCGTCGCAGTTGGGGTCGGGGCCGAGGATCTCGGTCAGGAGGCGGTCGAGGTCCCCCCCGCAGCCGAAGAGCGCCTCGATGCCGACGTTGCCCAGCGACGTGGTGAACACGTTCCCCCACGCGGGGTTGTCGAGCTTCGCCGGGCCACCCGAGTAGCCGATCGAGGCGAAGCCGTCGACCGCGACGCCGGCGTAGGCGAAGACGTGGGCGAGGTCGACCTGGTGCCGGTCGATGATCTGCAGGTCCGCAGCCAGCTCGTCGAGCACACGGTCGATCTGAGCCCGCCGGTCCTCCACCAGGTCGGCGGCGATGTCGCTGGTGGCAGCGGTCTCGCGCAGCAGCCGCTCGACGTCGCTGCGACGGCGGACGAGGGTGTCGAGGACGACGGCGAAGTCGTCGATGATGGCGACGATCTCCTGGTCCTTCTGTGCCGCCGCGTCGATGACGACGTGGGCGCGGTCGATGACGTCGGCGAGCTCGGTGCGGCGCTCGGAGATCACGCGGGTGATCCGCTCGACTCCGTCGAGCAGGTCGGCGACGTCCTCACGCAGACCCTCGGTGATGTCGGCGACCGCAGTGGTGACCTCCTGCAGCGCCTCGACGTCGGTGCCGCCCAGCAGCTCGACGGTCTCGTCGCCGAGCTCAGGGAAGTCCACGGGGGTGCGGTTCGACTCGACGCTCCCGACCTCGTTCCCTTCCTGGAGCGGTGGCGAATCGGGGTCGCCCGGGACGACCTTGATAGCGCGCTTACCGAGCGTGTTGGAGAGGAAGATGACCGCGATCGAGTCACTGGGGACGGATGCCTCGGTGTCGAGGCGGAAGTCGACCTCGACGTGATCTTTGACGATCTCGACGGTGTCGACCTCGCCGGTCCGCACCCCGGCGACGAAGACGAAGTCGCCAGCCTCGAGCCCCGCGGCGTCGGTGAACTGCGCCTTCAGGGGTATGCCGGCCTTGAAGGCGCCCCCCGAGAGCCCCACCGCGAACGCGGTCGCGGCGAGCAGCAGGACGACGGCGATGATGCCGATGAGGACCTGGTTGCGCTCGATCAGCATCAGCCGGCCCCCCGGAGATCGAGGGTGCCGGTGAAGAACCTGGTGAGACCGGTGCCCGACGAGCCGGCGCTGGTCCGCTGTTCGGGGAGCTGAGCGTCGCGCTCGGAACTGAACTCCTCGTAGTCGCTGCTCGCCCCGACCGCGCGGATGTTGAACCACTGCCCGAGCCGGGAGATCCGGTGGTAGGCGACGATCCCGCGACCGCTGAACGTTGCGAGGTCCTCGAGGTTGTCACGGTTGAAGGCGAGGATGGTCGTGATCTCGTCGAGCTCGTCCAGGGTCGCACGGATCTCGGCGTCGTTGGCCTCGAGGAGCCGACGCAGCTCGGCCTGGGCATCGGCGATGGTGACGACCGCGGACTCGAGCTCGTCGTTGCGTGCCGCCAGGGTGTCGGCGACCTCGGCGAAGCGGTCGATGAGCGCGCGTAGATCGGCCTCGCGACGGGCGTAGGCATCGAGGACCGTGGCGGAGTTCTCGAGGACCCTGCCGATCGCCTCCTCGCGGGCCGCGACCGTCTGGGTCAGCGATGCGCCCTGCTTGACGAGATCGCGTACCTCCTGGGTCCGGCCGACGAGTGCCTCGGAGAGGGCCTGCAGGACCTGGTTCTGCTGATCGGGGTCGAGCGCCCGCATGAACGGAGTGATGCGCTCGAGCAGCAACCCGATGTCCGCCGGTCCGATCGTGTCCTCGTCGCCGAACCGGTGGCCGCCGGGGAGCTGGCCCTCACCCGCCGGATGCAGGTACAGGAAGCGCAGCCCGAACACGTCGCGCCAGCGGATCTCGAGCTGGGTCTCGTCACCGAACTCGACGTCGTCGTTGACCGCGAAGTGCACGAGCGCCTTGCCGCCGTCGGCCACCTCGATCCCCGTCACCTTGCCGACGGTGACGCCGGAGACCTTCACCGCGTCGTTGACCAGCAGCCCGGTGGCATCGGCGAAGACGCCCTCGTAGGTGGTGCGATCAGCGAACGGGGAGATGTTGCCGACGACGGCGATGATCCAGGCGGCGAAACCCAGGCAGACCACCGTGAAGAGGCCGAACTTCAGCAGCGGGTGGCGGTCGTTCACCGCGCACCTCCCTGGAGCTCGGCACAGGCGGGCACGAGCTCCGCGAGCGGACCGATGCCCTCGCAGATCTGGCGTTCGAGCTCGGAGCCGTCCAGGAAGATGCGGAAGAACCCGAACTCGGTCCCGTCGTTCAGGTCACCGCCGTGGCGGCCGAGCTTGAAGCCGTAGCGGTACAGCCCGAAGACGATCTCGCCGAGGTGCTCCATCTGGCGGTCGAACACCAACCCGACCGCTTGGCCGGTGCGCATGACCACGTCGATCGTGGCCTCCTCGACCTCGAGGAACTCTGCGAACCCGACCGCGAACGAGCTGAGCGCTTCGAGGTTGGCCCGGACGGCTGGTTGACGGTCGGGTAGGAGCGTGGCCCAGCGCTCGAGCTCGGCGTTGAAGCGGTTGAAGTCGT
This genomic window contains:
- a CDS encoding ATP-binding cassette domain-containing protein, which translates into the protein MARKKSEPTATIEKTELDVEHFQPEGAGIGFGGAVLHTPPHGYEKTQDPVFPGNTVVTDPVIRVRNITKSFGRNTVLEDISIDFPRNHITTILGPSGTGKSVFLRNLIGLLKPDSGEIWVGEDNIPSLKKKRLLEVRKKFGVLFQDGALFGSMTVYDNTAFPLREHTHKSEKEIKEIVFEKLELVGLEGAADKMPDEISGGMRKRVGLARALVMEPEILLFDEPDSGLDPVRVAYLNDLARDIKDNTGATIVIVTHHIPSAQQVADYVGLLFRRNLVAFGTVDDMFGSWYAPVQQFFHGITDGPIGMSEERDRPELL
- a CDS encoding universal stress protein, with the protein product MSGYSHVLVGTDGSPTASCAVEAAVTLARSLGATLTVATAWYRHLPDAPPPSEAVEYPGGSPAAHEVRWAERTANDAATRARSAGVPDARPATPEGHPAEALLELSERKPDTLIVVGTAGLTDRTERLLGNIPHQVTHHALRDVLLVHTSDCTDGYSWDRIALATDGSDTAALAVAHGLEFTLALGAEPVLLTAAKDEASGAAVLDRVAGELEWEVGREVVVGESIVDALLEGARGFDLLVLGNKGMSGPSRLLGSIANSVTHALPTDLLLVNTTR
- a CDS encoding nuclear transport factor 2 family protein, whose translation is MTDDATAVEPRSPGGSGRGRMALLVPWAIALVAVIVAAFSTIEWRSAAEADASRQDALEVAGTFVDALTTWDATGGLDATRERIESLGTGQLLEELETFFSGPDIPQLVALQARSEGTIDSIAVQVDGETAVAFAEAQMQVSDTSDAPPSTIRQQIRLELLREDGTWRVARFETAVYDDAVAVLGDASGDGEEGGGS
- a CDS encoding MCE family protein codes for the protein MRGQLARLLTNVTWLIVFAVGITLAAFLSFVSGVLFDDSYQVSVPMPEAGGVLPAQEVTVLGRAVGQVHEVEVTQEGVEITLKIQGDQEVPLDARVQVLRRSPIGEQSVDFQPLEVPWDAAEPGDLIVPAETVVPAEVPFLLERARALFAAVDLGDLGTVVHELGVALRGRGERLRELNRDSLDLNRTLVSGIPTFERAIDTSEAVLRTLREHREALAQSFSNAAELGDVLGDSRRDLETIIDNGQRALTQTDALIRNERDNISCILDDVRDINHMLLGPSTADGAPAALYDSKLDELEQGFEKARFFFLGFDIGNQFDPTTGVGWARIKFEGPDKPQGGLPYETLRPTPATRPGAACQSPFGTGVNAVGAPGRPQDRTITSSYQPPDPTAPPIEWAPVVEDEEGGTIAPPTPRGRDRAPLPATGGALAVLAPLAIAGAAALRSRAR
- a CDS encoding MCE family protein; translation: MIIAALLALVGSGCGVFGSDTITLTADFEDVIDLVAQAHVRAGDVPIGSVTKIELTDDQQARVTLEVETGTDLPSDTRAVLKKTSMLGERYVELIPNTEGGTLVDGQHLGDSAVVGELEALVATGNELLGFIATDRLAAAVETGAVAFGGRGGILGRFLDDINAFVGNIEEGKDDIVALIDALDAYLGGVVDSAEINAEALAVLERSTRALAEEDDRLIDALNDLERLSVVGDRIMTGHRTEIDDLVRRIRRILNEVARIDGSLQGLLTWLPRHNLHVPNATLNGFAQVWLDFIICGFSDTEDDPSRDCTPPNPGESNEHPGFSPNPEGCNEDHAECPGRQQVTDDGAGER
- a CDS encoding MCE family protein yields the protein MTRSSLTVVAITVLVLVGSGCSALGIGGSGTYEIGVEFARTYNLFPGSPVRVLGIEVGQVKDLSVDPERDNVLVSLAIDDDVQIPADANAVIIVASLLGERYVQLDPAFTADDQALEPGAVIPVKRTLVPAEFDEVLESLNQFVGGLDEDEFGRLITNLAEVLEGQGETLGRTIDQAHEAVQVLADNDQDIIALLDRLSDLNETLATRDQTLGQLIEDWNTVSGYLADDRADIDAALSGLARLTTALADVLEDHRLGLEADIQTVTRVTRTAVRNLDQISLLILSGAELFRHSERVFDFERNWLPLVNHSGELADKIAETVGDRLVGVCENAGLPDETCAAIPDLVAGVGEICLPPAIPCAEQQATVADALRASLEGTPGLAEAMLEQRAEVAVDLLPPEAADALRGTDREVAR